CCGGACGCCGTCGTCGCCGACGGCGAAGCGCGAGTCGACGGGTTCGTCCTCGGTCGTGATGCAGTTGTGGTTCGGACACTCGAGGACGCCCTCGACGACAGAGGGGCGCTCGACGCGGCGCTTCTCGACGACCGCGTAGTCGCGGATGATGTTGATGGTCGCGGCGGGCGCGATGAGCGAGAGCACGTCCACCTCGTTCTGTGAGAGTTCGCGACCCTCGACCTTGACCACGTCCTTGTGGCCCAGGCGGTCCGAGGGCATGTTCATGGCGACCGAGACGGAGTCGCCGCTGGTGCCGTCGATGCCGAGGATAGCGAGGACGTTCAGCGCCTGACCGCCGGCGATGTGGTCGATGACGGTGCCGTTGCGAATCTTCGAGACGCGGAGTTGCTGGTCGTCGCTCATTGGTCGCCTCCGAGTATCAGGTCGAGCAGGGCCATCCGCACCGGGACGCCGTTGTGGGCCTGCTGGAAGTACTGCGCGTGGGTGGTCTCGTCGACGTCGTGGGCAATCTCGTCGACGCGCGGGA
Above is a window of Haloarcula sp. DT43 DNA encoding:
- the pyrI gene encoding aspartate carbamoyltransferase regulatory subunit; the encoded protein is MSDDQQLRVSKIRNGTVIDHIAGGQALNVLAILGIDGTSGDSVSVAMNMPSDRLGHKDVVKVEGRELSQNEVDVLSLIAPAATINIIRDYAVVEKRRVERPSVVEGVLECPNHNCITTEDEPVDSRFAVGDDGVRCEYCDTIIRDDLPAHILAE